TATAGGTTGGTTCTTTTGGAATGTCGTATTAATACCATACATTAATAACAGTTTAGCTTGCGTTTTCTTCCATTTTTCCAGCACATCAAGGGTATTATCATCCACACTAATTACACGCTTAGAATGTACTGTTTTTGGTGTTTGAACGTTCCTAGTAGAATGTTCCGTTTTAGCAAGTGTTTTATTGAATCGAATAGTTTTTTCCTTGAAATTAACATCATCCCAAGTTAAAGCTAAAACTTCGCCTTTTCTACCGCCAGTAAAAGCGAGCAACCTAAATAATACATAAATTTTCATTTTCTCGTTTTTTTGAATGATGTTTAAAAAATGTTCTAATTGCTGTTTATCGTAATAATTTTCGAGTGGTTCTTCCTCTTCAACTTTTTGCACTGGCTTAGGCATAATTATTTTAGTCATAGGATTTTCGGTTATGACTTGTAATGTAGTAGCATAGTCCAGCACCATTTTTACATAGTTTCGATAGCTTCGATAATTTTTGTATTGCTTGGACCATTCATTTACGACCTTTTGACAATGAGAAGTTGTAATTTTATCAATTAAAAGAGATTCGAACTTAGGGAGAATAGCAGTCCTAAAATACGTAACTGTAGTATTCACGGTGGAAAGTTTTACGGTGTGTCGATAGTTCTCTAGCCACAATTCATACAACTCTTTAAATAGCATCTTTTTATGTGTTTTAAAGCCGTTTGCTTCTATATCAACTTCTAGCCTAGCTAATGCAAGTTTCGCTTCTTTGGTGGAGTTAAAACCACGTCTAGTTGTTCGTTTAGGTTTACCAGTAAGAGGGTCGGTACCAAGATATACGTTAAACATATAGGCGGTAGATCCGTCTTTTTTTGTGTATTTTTTTATAGTTGTCATTATGTTCTCTCCTTGTATGTCCGGGCAAGGGCAATTATAAGGGAGAATAAACGTGTTTTTATTAATTCTATATCTAAGAATTGTTTTCCGAATCATTAAAAACGAGTTGTAATATTTGCAGGGCTTTTTGTTTTTCTTTTTCTGTAAGTAAACGATTATTTATTGATATGTTTTTATTAATAAATAAAAGGTTTTCTATACTAAAAAAATTATTAGATACCTTCTCCCAAATTTGAGAGTCATCATTGCTATGGTCCAAGCTTATTTTTGTTTCGTTATCCATTAGGTAATCAATGCAAAAAGTCCACTTTTTTTCCTTTCTATCCTCTTTCATTAAGATCCCATTTGAAAATGATTTGACAGTTTTAACAAGCCCTTCTCTTTGCATCTTGGATACTTGTTGCTTTGAATACCAACTTACTAATTCTCCTACGTTTAAAAGAAATCCAATTTGTTCACTTTTTTCAGTTAGTAAAGGGTAGCCTTGAATTAAACTATTCTCATTTTTTAAATATTCATCTTTATCAACATCTAAATCGTGGGCCATTTCATCTATTGAAATACCTCTGTGAAGTCTAAGTAATTTTAGATAGTCACCTATTGATCCAAACGTATAGAAATTTTCAATCAAGAAATCAGTGATTGTATCTTCTTCAAGCGTTTTAATATCACCTATTTTGCTAATTTCCTCAATACTTTCTTTTCTTAACTTCACTAAGTCATTACTTCGAGAGATATATTTCCTATCCGAATTACAAATAAAATCCAAAATAAACTCTTTTTTATCATTGAAAGATAATTGTTTAATCATTGTCGTAATAAAGTTTTCATCTAATCCATTTTCTTTACTCTCTTTTGTCATATATCCAGCCTTGACCATTAATTCAAAAAAATCGGCTCTTAAGGATTTAGATAACTTTCCTAACACATCTGCAGAGGGTTTAAAATGTCCATTTTCTATTTGTGAAATATATCCTTTTGAAACACCACTTTGTTTTACTAATTCATTTATTGATATTCCTTTTTCATTTCTAATTCTTCTTATATAATCACCGATATTTTCAGGCACATTGTTTTTCATCAAGGGACCTCCTTTTTTCTTAGATTAAACCATATAGTTCAATAAATCAAACCGAAATACAAATTTTATTTGCAAAAAGGTTTGATTTATTGAACTTCCGGTGGTAATATGTGGTTAAGGGTTCGATAAACCAAACCTAAAGGATGCGAGGTGATATGAATGATTAGTTACACTCCTAAGAAAATAAATATATATGTACAAATGGCAAAGAAAGGTTTGAATCAAAAAACTCTTAGTAAAAAGTCAAAAGTTCATCCTTCAACTATTTCAAATTTTATGAACGATAGGTATTGTATTTCTCCAACAACAGCTACGAAACTTGCAGAAATTTTGGAATCAAAAATTGAAGATTTGTTTGAAATACAAATAAATCCAAAAGAGGTGAGTAGCAAATGACTAGTATTTTTTC
The nucleotide sequence above comes from Psychrobacillus glaciei. Encoded proteins:
- a CDS encoding site-specific integrase; protein product: MTTIKKYTKKDGSTAYMFNVYLGTDPLTGKPKRTTRRGFNSTKEAKLALARLEVDIEANGFKTHKKMLFKELYELWLENYRHTVKLSTVNTTVTYFRTAILPKFESLLIDKITTSHCQKVVNEWSKQYKNYRSYRNYVKMVLDYATTLQVITENPMTKIIMPKPVQKVEEEEPLENYYDKQQLEHFLNIIQKNEKMKIYVLFRLLAFTGGRKGEVLALTWDDVNFKEKTIRFNKTLAKTEHSTRNVQTPKTVHSKRVISVDDNTLDVLEKWKKTQAKLLLMYGINTTFQKNQPILASTDKRAMNDFHSTIYPNYQLKSIIKKYDLPSITVHGFRHTHASLLFEAEASIKDVQDRLGHTDIKTTMNVYTHVTQKMKDNTAEKFAKYVNF
- a CDS encoding helix-turn-helix domain-containing protein, with the protein product MKNNVPENIGDYIRRIRNEKGISINELVKQSGVSKGYISQIENGHFKPSADVLGKLSKSLRADFFELMVKAGYMTKESKENGLDENFITTMIKQLSFNDKKEFILDFICNSDRKYISRSNDLVKLRKESIEEISKIGDIKTLEEDTITDFLIENFYTFGSIGDYLKLLRLHRGISIDEMAHDLDVDKDEYLKNENSLIQGYPLLTEKSEQIGFLLNVGELVSWYSKQQVSKMQREGLVKTVKSFSNGILMKEDRKEKKWTFCIDYLMDNETKISLDHSNDDSQIWEKVSNNFFSIENLLFINKNISINNRLLTEKEKQKALQILQLVFNDSENNS
- a CDS encoding helix-turn-helix transcriptional regulator, with the protein product MISYTPKKINIYVQMAKKGLNQKTLSKKSKVHPSTISNFMNDRYCISPTTATKLAEILESKIEDLFEIQINPKEVSSK